The following coding sequences are from one Spea bombifrons isolate aSpeBom1 chromosome 13, aSpeBom1.2.pri, whole genome shotgun sequence window:
- the NPBWR2 gene encoding neuropeptides B/W receptor type 2: MENVSWPSTSNLSCDPIGGICYHDNSKIHLTNHELSTDFYIILPVIYSVICVVGLTGNTAVIYVILKAPKMKTVTNLFILNLAIADDLFTLVLPINIAEILLHYWPFGVVLCKIILSIDLYNIFSSIFFLTVMSIDRYLVVLATVRSKRMPYRTYRAAKIVSLLVWILVIVIVLPFTVFAGVYMDDLEFKSCGLNFPKPEKTWFKASRIYTLMLGFAIPVSTICILYMVMLYKLRHMRLNSNAKALDKAKKKVTIMVFVVLAVCLFCWTPFHLATIVSLTTDLQETSLVIGISYFITSLSYANSCLNPFLYAFLDDSFRKSFRKLLECRTA, translated from the coding sequence ATGGAGAACGTTTCATGGCCAAGTACTTCCAACTTGTCATGTGATCCCATTGGGGGTATCTGTTATCATGATAACTCCAAGATTCATCTCACTAACCACGAGTTATCCACTGACTTCTACATCATTCTCCCTGTCATCTACTCAGTGATCTGCGTTGTGGGGCTGACAGGAAACACGGCCGTGATTTACGTCATTCTCAAAGCTCCCAAAATGAAGACGGTGACCAACCTCTTTATCCTAAACTTGGCGATAGCAGACGACCTTTTTACTCTCGTCCTTCCCATTAACATTGCCGAGATCCTGCTCCATTATTGGCCCTTTGGAGTTGTCCTCTGCAAGATTATTTTGTCCATTGACCTTTACAACATCTTTTCCAGCATTTTCTTCTTGACCGTAATGAGCATTGACCGCTATCTAGTGGTTCTAGCTACAGTGAGGTCCAAAAGGATGCCCTATCGTACCTACAGAGCTGCCAAAATTGTCAGCCTCTTGGTCTGGATCCTGGTCATTGTCATCGTGTTGCCCTTTACCGTTTTCGCCGGGGTTTACATGGATGATTTGGAATTTAAAAGCTGTGGTTTGAATTTCCCCAAGCCTGAGAAAACGTGGTTTAAGGCCAGTCGTATATACACCTTGATGTTGGGCTTTGCTATCCCCGTCTCCACAATATGCATCTTGTACATGGTCATGTTATACAAGCTGCGGCACATGAGGTTGAATTCCAATGCTAAAGCTTTGGACAAAGCCAAGAAGAAAGTAACCATCATGGTCTTTGTGGTCCTCGCGGTTTGTCTTTTCTGCTGGACTCCTTTTCATTTGGCCACCATCGTGTCGCTGACCACAGACTTGCAGGAGACATCACTGGTCATCGGGATCTCATATTTCATCACTAGCCTGAGTTACGCCAACTCTTGCCTCAATCCGTTCCTCTACGCCTTTCTAGATGACAGCTTCAGGAAAAGCTTTCGGAAACTGTTGGAATGTAGAACAGCCTGA